Proteins encoded by one window of Halococcus agarilyticus:
- a CDS encoding TIGR01548 family HAD-type hydrolase, giving the protein MKGDAVVLDVDGVLVDVADSYRRTIVESVATVYDETIAKSELQAFKDAGGFNDDWELTGAVALYVLASREGLDMTTEEFTDHIAGTGGGLDAAETVVADTLAPDERERVLAAWDRDRLRDVFQQRYLGRELYRELEGGEPEPELAGEGLINDEPTLVDPATIDRLTSEFSVGVLTGRPAAEADIALDRVGLDVADDHRFTMDDPAPGKPDPTALVALAEEFDARQTVFVGDTLDDVRTATNANEADPDREYLGVGVLTGGLTGERGCEKFERAGAEAVVETVNDLGAVLESAEPEPGDHG; this is encoded by the coding sequence GTGAAGGGCGATGCGGTCGTGCTCGACGTCGACGGCGTGCTCGTGGACGTCGCCGACTCGTATCGCCGGACGATCGTCGAGTCGGTCGCAACGGTGTACGACGAGACGATCGCAAAGAGCGAACTCCAGGCGTTCAAGGACGCCGGTGGGTTCAACGACGACTGGGAGCTCACGGGCGCGGTCGCGCTCTACGTCCTCGCGTCGCGCGAGGGCCTCGATATGACGACCGAGGAGTTCACCGACCACATCGCGGGGACGGGCGGCGGGCTCGACGCCGCAGAGACGGTGGTCGCGGACACGCTCGCACCCGACGAACGAGAGCGCGTGCTCGCGGCGTGGGATCGCGATCGACTCCGCGACGTCTTCCAGCAGCGCTATCTCGGGCGCGAGCTCTACCGCGAACTCGAAGGCGGCGAGCCGGAGCCCGAGCTCGCTGGCGAGGGGTTGATCAACGACGAACCGACGCTCGTCGATCCGGCGACGATCGACCGGCTGACGAGCGAGTTTTCGGTCGGCGTTCTTACTGGGCGTCCGGCCGCCGAGGCCGACATCGCGCTCGACAGGGTGGGGCTCGACGTGGCCGACGACCATCGGTTCACGATGGACGATCCCGCGCCAGGCAAACCCGACCCGACGGCGCTCGTCGCACTTGCCGAGGAGTTCGACGCTCGGCAGACGGTCTTCGTCGGCGACACGCTCGACGACGTCCGGACGGCGACGAACGCGAACGAGGCCGATCCCGACCGCGAGTATCTCGGCGTGGGAGTGCTGACCGGCGGACTCACTGGCGAGCGAGGCTGCGAGAAGTTCGAGCGAGCGGGTGCGGAAGCTGTGGTCGAGACGGTGAACGATCTCGGCGCAGTACTGGAATCGGCCGAACCGGAACCCGGCGACCACGGGTGA
- a CDS encoding amino acid ABC transporter ATP-binding protein, translated as MSRAHDAPLVEFEGVNKYFGEAHVLKDVDLAIDDREVCVVVGPSGSGKSTLLRCANRLEEIQSGDIRLGGESISAPGANVDRLRQRIGMVFQSFNLFPHKTALENVTLGPMKVRGLSKAEATDRAEGLLDRVGLAGQADSYPNQLSGGQQQRVAIARALAMEPEVMLFDEVTSALDPELVGEVLEVMRSLAEEGMTMLVVSHQMGFAREVGDRVVLMSEGRIAETGDPKRFFADPDTERGQQFLSRLL; from the coding sequence ATGAGCCGGGCTCACGACGCGCCGCTCGTCGAGTTCGAGGGCGTGAACAAGTACTTCGGCGAGGCACACGTGCTGAAGGACGTCGATCTCGCGATCGACGATCGGGAAGTGTGTGTCGTCGTCGGCCCGAGCGGGTCGGGGAAGTCGACGCTGCTGCGGTGTGCAAACAGGTTGGAGGAGATCCAGTCGGGCGACATCCGACTGGGGGGCGAGTCGATTTCGGCCCCGGGCGCGAACGTCGACCGGCTCCGCCAGCGCATCGGGATGGTGTTCCAGAGCTTCAACCTCTTTCCCCACAAGACCGCGCTCGAAAACGTCACGCTCGGCCCGATGAAGGTACGCGGACTCTCCAAGGCCGAGGCAACCGATCGCGCCGAGGGACTGCTCGATCGCGTCGGGCTCGCGGGCCAGGCCGACTCCTACCCGAACCAGCTCTCCGGCGGGCAACAACAGCGCGTCGCGATCGCCCGCGCGCTCGCGATGGAGCCCGAGGTGATGCTGTTCGACGAGGTGACGAGCGCGCTCGATCCCGAACTCGTCGGCGAGGTGCTCGAAGTGATGCGGAGTCTCGCCGAGGAGGGCATGACGATGCTGGTCGTGAGCCACCAGATGGGGTTCGCCCGCGAGGTCGGCGATCGCGTCGTGTTGATGTCAGAAGGCCGGATCGCCGAGACCGGCGATCCCAAACGCTTCTTCGCGGATCCCGACACCGAGCGCGGTCAGCAGTTCCTCTCGCGGCTGCTCTGA
- a CDS encoding UPF0146 family protein: MNPLTRALAARLDGFDRLVEIGIGARSGLAGALADAGATVTATDVRSCAVPDGVAFVRDDVTDPVLEIYADAGAIYARNLPPELHRPARDLARQADAAFLFTTLGGEFPTVPTTTETLPGGTLYRATERGQAERDRVDRRARTGRNDAGQRGERA, encoded by the coding sequence GTGAACCCCCTCACTCGCGCCCTCGCCGCACGCCTCGACGGGTTCGATCGGCTCGTCGAGATCGGCATCGGCGCGCGATCCGGACTCGCCGGCGCGCTCGCCGACGCCGGGGCGACCGTCACGGCCACCGACGTTCGTTCCTGCGCCGTGCCCGACGGCGTCGCGTTCGTCCGCGACGACGTGACCGATCCCGTACTCGAAATCTACGCCGACGCGGGCGCGATCTACGCCCGCAATCTCCCGCCCGAACTCCATCGACCGGCGCGCGATCTCGCACGGCAGGCGGATGCCGCTTTTCTGTTCACCACGCTCGGCGGCGAGTTCCCGACCGTGCCGACCACGACCGAGACGCTCCCCGGCGGCACGCTATACCGAGCGACCGAGCGTGGCCAGGCCGAGCGTGATCGAGTCGACCGCAGAGCACGGACCGGGCGCAACGACGCGGGGCAACGGGGTGAGCGCGCGTGA
- a CDS encoding zinc-binding dehydrogenase, with amino-acid sequence MRAAVLREYGEPLSIESVAPPDVENHGAVVAVEACGICRSDWHAWQGHGEWADDRVPRGQILGHEPVGRIAETGDHVTAFEGGERVAIPFNLGCGDCGACVTGHGNVCPDDRALGFESAAPGAFAERVHVPHAGYNLTELGEGVAPVDAAALGCRYVTAFNALVRCADIAAGEWVAVFGCGGVGLSAVQIASALGARVVAVDVDDATLDLANEVGAIETVDGAEIDDVPGAIAALTDGGAHVTMDALGRQETCRDAVESLRRRGRHVQVGLTTDAERGEISLPTDAIARGEIDFLGVRGLSPTGYDEVLRLVESGVLDPGRLVTREVGLDDVSERLAAMSEYRTRGIEVVTEL; translated from the coding sequence ATGCGCGCCGCAGTTCTCCGCGAGTACGGTGAACCCCTTTCGATCGAGTCGGTCGCGCCGCCCGACGTCGAGAACCATGGAGCCGTGGTCGCGGTCGAGGCCTGCGGTATCTGTCGGAGCGACTGGCACGCCTGGCAGGGCCACGGCGAGTGGGCCGACGACAGGGTTCCCCGCGGACAGATCCTCGGCCACGAGCCCGTCGGCCGGATCGCCGAAACCGGCGATCACGTTACCGCCTTCGAGGGTGGCGAGCGCGTCGCGATCCCGTTCAACCTCGGGTGTGGCGACTGCGGGGCGTGCGTGACCGGCCACGGGAACGTCTGTCCCGACGACCGCGCGCTCGGGTTCGAGTCCGCTGCACCAGGGGCGTTCGCCGAGCGGGTTCACGTCCCCCATGCCGGATACAACCTCACGGAACTCGGGGAGGGCGTCGCGCCGGTCGACGCGGCGGCGCTCGGCTGTCGGTACGTCACGGCGTTCAACGCGCTCGTCCGCTGCGCCGACATCGCGGCCGGCGAGTGGGTCGCGGTGTTCGGCTGTGGCGGGGTGGGTCTCTCGGCGGTGCAGATCGCGAGCGCGCTCGGCGCACGGGTCGTCGCGGTCGACGTCGACGACGCGACCCTCGATCTCGCGAACGAGGTCGGCGCGATCGAGACGGTCGACGGGGCGGAAATCGACGACGTACCGGGAGCGATCGCGGCGCTCACCGACGGCGGCGCGCACGTCACGATGGACGCGCTCGGGCGGCAGGAGACGTGCCGCGACGCGGTCGAGAGCCTCCGGCGGCGCGGCCGTCACGTCCAGGTCGGGCTGACGACCGACGCCGAGCGCGGCGAGATTTCGCTGCCGACCGACGCGATCGCCCGCGGGGAGATCGACTTTCTGGGAGTGCGCGGGCTGTCGCCGACGGGCTACGACGAGGTGCTCCGGCTGGTCGAGAGCGGCGTTCTCGATCCCGGCCGTCTCGTCACGCGCGAGGTCGGACTCGACGACGTTTCCGAGCGCCTCGCTGCGATGAGCGAGTACCGAACCAGGGGGATCGAGGTCGTCACCGAACTGTAG
- a CDS encoding amino acid ABC transporter permease — MAGSYSESGTETEEPFLDDRALKLVGVVISGAFALAVAAFLAAVIALQVDFDLFVQIIRPQFVDAFVVVLRIVLISSVLSVVAGIFVGLGRVSETRFTRTIATGYIEFFRGTPLLFQLIVIYVGIPAFWPPGGFPISNFSVPAAIIGLTLNHAAYIGEAIRGGIGAVPDGQMEAARSLGMSYVQSMREVVLPQAWRNALAAIGNDQVILVKDTSLLSVLAVPELISTFQEVNSATFDPWTPIVLVAILYLVITIPLGKLVRYLEARADPAGSQ, encoded by the coding sequence ATGGCGGGATCATACTCCGAGTCGGGAACGGAAACCGAGGAGCCGTTCTTGGACGATCGTGCGCTGAAACTGGTCGGCGTCGTGATCTCGGGCGCGTTCGCGCTCGCCGTGGCCGCGTTTCTGGCCGCAGTCATCGCGCTGCAGGTCGATTTCGACCTGTTCGTCCAGATCATCCGTCCCCAGTTCGTGGACGCCTTCGTCGTCGTGCTGCGGATCGTGCTCATCAGCAGCGTTCTCTCGGTCGTCGCGGGGATATTCGTCGGTCTAGGGCGGGTCTCGGAGACACGATTCACCCGCACCATCGCGACGGGCTACATCGAGTTCTTCCGCGGGACGCCGCTCCTCTTTCAGCTGATCGTCATTTACGTCGGTATTCCGGCGTTCTGGCCGCCGGGCGGGTTCCCGATCTCGAACTTCAGCGTTCCGGCGGCCATCATCGGGCTGACGCTGAACCACGCCGCCTACATCGGCGAGGCGATTCGCGGCGGGATCGGGGCCGTGCCGGACGGACAGATGGAGGCCGCGCGCTCGCTCGGCATGAGCTACGTCCAGTCGATGCGGGAGGTCGTGTTGCCCCAGGCGTGGCGCAACGCGCTCGCGGCCATCGGCAACGACCAGGTGATCCTCGTCAAGGACACGTCGCTGCTCTCGGTGCTCGCGGTGCCCGAACTCATCAGCACCTTCCAGGAGGTCAACAGCGCCACGTTCGACCCGTGGACGCCGATCGTGCTCGTGGCGATCCTCTATCTCGTCATCACGATCCCGCTCGGCAAGCTCGTCCGGTATCTCGAAGCGCGCGCCGATCCAGCGGGGTCCCAGTGA
- a CDS encoding sulfite exporter TauE/SafE family protein produces the protein MVGSSVVILVVFGLVLVGGLVTGITGFGQAIVSTATIATVLDPERAVTVMILPLLAANVSLVRELDADGLRRCATRFWPYVLAATLGTLVGMALLGRVSTGLLSLALGVFTLLYVLLSQEWVTVPGKSRLAGWCFDERPARLAGLGVVSGAVFGASNVAVQIVAFLDSRSLDRRTFVGVLAMILVGVSAVRVAAAFALGLYGTGELFVVSAVAALPSLLGVAAGQRVRGVIPERYQAAGVFVLLTVIGLRLSLTGVQSL, from the coding sequence ATGGTCGGGTCGTCGGTCGTCATACTGGTGGTCTTCGGGCTCGTCCTCGTCGGCGGACTCGTCACCGGCATCACGGGGTTCGGCCAGGCCATCGTGAGCACGGCGACGATCGCCACGGTGTTGGACCCCGAGCGGGCGGTCACGGTGATGATCCTCCCGCTGCTCGCGGCGAACGTCTCGCTGGTTCGAGAGCTCGACGCGGACGGGCTCCGGCGCTGTGCCACGCGTTTCTGGCCGTACGTGCTCGCGGCCACCCTCGGAACGCTCGTCGGGATGGCGCTGCTTGGCCGGGTCTCGACTGGTCTTCTGTCGCTCGCGCTCGGCGTGTTCACGCTGCTCTACGTGCTGTTGAGCCAGGAGTGGGTGACGGTTCCCGGCAAATCGCGTCTCGCGGGATGGTGTTTCGACGAACGGCCGGCGCGTCTGGCGGGCCTCGGAGTCGTCTCGGGGGCCGTCTTCGGCGCGAGCAACGTCGCCGTCCAGATCGTCGCCTTTCTCGACAGCCGTTCGCTCGATCGGCGGACGTTCGTTGGCGTGCTGGCGATGATCCTCGTCGGCGTCTCGGCGGTGCGGGTCGCGGCGGCGTTCGCGCTCGGGCTCTACGGCACCGGTGAGCTGTTCGTCGTCTCGGCCGTCGCGGCACTCCCCAGCCTTCTTGGCGTCGCCGCCGGTCAACGGGTCCGCGGCGTGATCCCCGAACGATACCAGGCCGCTGGCGTCTTCGTGCTGCTAACGGTGATCGGGCTGCGACTGTCGCTCACGGGAGTCCAGAGCCTCTGA
- the npdG gene encoding NADPH-dependent F420 reductase: MRIALLGGTGDLGEGLALRLMRDTDHEVVVGSRDPEKARDRAAAYEDELAGRGIDTKINGFANPMAADRADVAIACVPAYHLADTIEAVADSLDDTPLVSPAVGMQRDEGVMQYNPPGVGSVTALAADAAPAGVPVVGAFHGLAAGRLADLDSDLGWDVPVIGDDDGAKATVTDLVDAIDGLRGLDAGPLAAAPAVESLTPLLINVAASNDDLADLGVHFT, from the coding sequence ATGCGGATCGCACTCCTCGGCGGCACGGGCGACCTCGGCGAAGGCCTGGCGCTGCGACTGATGCGCGACACCGATCACGAGGTCGTCGTCGGTTCGCGCGACCCCGAGAAGGCCCGCGATCGCGCTGCGGCCTACGAGGACGAGCTCGCGGGTCGCGGGATCGACACGAAGATCAACGGGTTCGCGAACCCGATGGCGGCCGACCGAGCGGACGTCGCGATCGCCTGCGTGCCGGCGTACCACCTCGCCGACACCATCGAAGCCGTCGCAGATTCGCTCGACGACACCCCCCTCGTGAGCCCTGCGGTCGGGATGCAGCGCGACGAGGGCGTGATGCAGTACAACCCGCCAGGCGTCGGGAGCGTGACCGCGCTCGCCGCCGACGCCGCACCAGCGGGTGTCCCCGTCGTGGGCGCGTTCCACGGCCTCGCCGCCGGTCGGCTCGCGGATCTCGATTCGGATCTCGGCTGGGACGTGCCCGTAATCGGCGACGACGATGGCGCGAAAGCCACCGTGACCGATCTCGTCGACGCCATCGACGGCCTCCGCGGGCTCGACGCCGGCCCGCTCGCGGCCGCCCCCGCAGTCGAGAGCCTCACGCCGCTACTGATCAACGTCGCCGCCAGCAACGACGATCTCGCGGATCTGGGCGTTCACTTCACCTGA
- a CDS encoding NADP-dependent malic enzyme: MGLDEDSLDYHEREPPGKIEISTTKPTNTQRDLSLAYSPGVAAPCEEIATDPDDAYTYTAKGNMVGVISNGSAVLGLGDIGAQASKPVMEGKGVLFKRFADIDVFDIELDEADPQEIIRTVTAMEPTFGGINLEDISAPECFEIEESLRESMSIPVFHDDQHGTAIISGAALLNAADIAEKDLADLDIVFSGAGASAIATARFYVSLGARKENITMCDSSGIITQERADHGDVNEFKQEFARDVPEGDLADAMAGADVFVGLSIGGLVDEEMVRSMASDPIIFAMANPDPEIGYEQAKAAREDTVIMATGRSDYPNQVNNVLGFPFIFRGALDVRATEINEAMKVAAAEALAELARQDVPDAVVKAYGDQPLQYGPDYIIPKPVDPRVLFEVTPAVARAAMDSGAARAELDTTAYVEELEARLGKSREMMRVVLNKAKADPKRVVLAEGDDEKMIRAAHQIDEQGIAIPVLIGDRDRVRRTMDSLGFDFDPEIVDPYEDDLEPYADRIHELRKRKGVTRTEAADLARDENHLGSVMVEMGDADAMLTGLMHDYPSALRPPLQLIGTADDAEYAAGVYMLAFKNRVVFCADATVNQNPDEEVLAEITRHTADLARRFNVEPRAALLSYSNFGSVDNEGTRKPRRAAGMLRDDPSVEFPVDGEMQADTAVVEDILEGTYGFSDLDGPANVLVFPNLEAGNIGYKLLQRLGGADAIGPMLVGMDQPVHVLQRGDEVKDIVNLAGVAVVDAQENGE, translated from the coding sequence ATGGGACTCGACGAGGATTCACTCGACTACCACGAGCGCGAGCCGCCGGGCAAGATCGAGATCTCGACCACCAAGCCCACGAACACCCAGCGCGACCTCTCGCTCGCGTACTCGCCGGGTGTGGCCGCGCCGTGCGAGGAGATCGCCACGGACCCCGACGACGCCTACACTTACACCGCGAAGGGCAACATGGTGGGCGTGATCTCGAACGGCTCCGCGGTGCTCGGCCTCGGCGACATCGGCGCGCAGGCCTCGAAGCCCGTGATGGAGGGCAAGGGCGTCCTGTTCAAGCGCTTCGCCGACATCGACGTCTTCGATATCGAGCTCGACGAAGCCGACCCCCAGGAGATCATTCGGACCGTGACCGCGATGGAGCCCACCTTCGGCGGCATCAACCTGGAGGACATCAGCGCGCCGGAGTGCTTCGAGATCGAGGAGAGCCTCCGGGAGTCGATGTCGATCCCGGTCTTTCACGACGATCAACACGGGACGGCGATCATCTCCGGGGCCGCCCTCCTGAACGCCGCCGACATCGCCGAGAAGGACCTCGCGGATCTCGACATCGTCTTCTCGGGCGCGGGCGCGAGCGCGATCGCCACCGCTCGGTTCTACGTTTCGCTCGGCGCGCGCAAGGAGAACATCACGATGTGTGACTCCTCGGGGATCATCACCCAGGAGCGTGCCGACCATGGCGACGTCAACGAGTTCAAACAGGAGTTCGCTCGGGACGTTCCCGAAGGTGATCTCGCGGACGCGATGGCGGGCGCGGACGTGTTCGTGGGGCTGTCGATCGGCGGGCTCGTCGACGAGGAGATGGTGCGCTCGATGGCGAGCGATCCGATCATCTTCGCGATGGCGAACCCCGACCCCGAGATCGGCTACGAACAGGCGAAGGCCGCGCGCGAGGACACCGTGATCATGGCGACCGGGCGGTCGGACTACCCGAACCAGGTCAACAACGTGCTCGGGTTCCCGTTCATCTTCCGGGGCGCGCTCGACGTCCGCGCGACCGAGATCAACGAGGCGATGAAGGTCGCGGCCGCCGAGGCGCTCGCGGAGCTCGCCCGCCAAGACGTGCCCGACGCGGTGGTGAAGGCCTACGGCGACCAGCCCCTCCAGTACGGCCCCGACTACATCATCCCGAAACCCGTCGATCCTCGGGTGCTGTTCGAGGTCACGCCCGCGGTCGCGCGGGCGGCGATGGACAGCGGCGCGGCCCGGGCCGAGCTCGACACCACGGCGTACGTCGAGGAGCTCGAAGCCAGGCTCGGCAAGTCCCGCGAGATGATGCGTGTGGTTTTGAACAAAGCGAAGGCCGATCCGAAGCGGGTGGTGCTCGCGGAGGGCGACGACGAGAAGATGATCCGCGCGGCCCACCAGATCGACGAGCAGGGGATCGCCATCCCAGTACTGATTGGCGACCGCGACCGGGTCCGGCGGACGATGGACTCGCTGGGGTTCGACTTCGATCCCGAGATCGTCGATCCCTACGAGGACGACCTCGAACCCTACGCCGACCGGATCCACGAGCTCAGAAAGCGCAAGGGCGTCACCCGGACCGAGGCCGCGGACCTCGCGCGCGACGAGAACCACCTCGGCAGCGTGATGGTCGAGATGGGCGACGCCGACGCGATGCTGACGGGACTGATGCACGACTACCCCTCGGCGCTCCGGCCGCCGCTCCAGCTCATCGGCACGGCCGACGACGCGGAGTACGCCGCCGGGGTCTACATGCTCGCGTTCAAGAACCGGGTGGTGTTCTGCGCCGACGCGACCGTCAACCAGAACCCCGACGAGGAGGTGCTCGCGGAGATCACGCGCCACACCGCCGACCTCGCCAGGCGGTTCAACGTCGAACCCCGCGCCGCCCTGCTCTCCTACTCGAACTTCGGCAGCGTCGACAACGAAGGGACTCGCAAACCTCGCCGCGCCGCAGGGATGCTGCGCGACGATCCCAGCGTGGAGTTCCCGGTCGACGGCGAGATGCAGGCCGACACCGCCGTCGTCGAGGACATTCTGGAGGGAACTTACGGGTTCTCGGACCTCGACGGGCCGGCGAACGTCCTCGTGTTCCCGAACCTCGAAGCCGGCAACATCGGGTACAAGCTCCTCCAGCGCCTCGGCGGCGCGGACGCCATCGGCCCGATGCTGGTGGGGATGGATCAGCCGGTTCACGTGCTCCAGCGCGGCGACGAGGTGAAGGACATCGTGAACCTCGCTGGCGTCGCGGTCGTCGACGCCCAGGAGAACGGCGAGTAG
- a CDS encoding archaemetzincin family Zn-dependent metalloprotease: protein MHVDIVPVGDVPAPITRAASAGLRSVYDCDATLHDARALPDDAYDEGRGQYRAEAFIELAGRVGAAEKNIALTTQDLFYRRRNYVFGLAYLSGNGSVVSTYRLQTPADGGRSERTEDDVFNERVRKEVVHEIGHTLGLEHCDDDQCVMNFSPTVREVDVKRQRLCGDCQQVVD from the coding sequence ATGCACGTCGACATCGTGCCGGTCGGCGACGTCCCCGCACCGATCACGCGCGCGGCCTCGGCCGGGCTCCGATCGGTCTACGACTGCGACGCCACGCTCCACGACGCCCGTGCGCTCCCCGACGACGCCTACGACGAGGGTCGCGGCCAGTACCGCGCCGAGGCGTTCATCGAGCTCGCCGGCCGGGTCGGTGCGGCCGAGAAGAACATCGCGCTCACTACCCAGGATCTCTTCTACCGCCGGCGCAACTACGTGTTCGGCCTCGCCTACCTCTCGGGCAACGGTAGCGTGGTCTCGACCTACCGGCTCCAGACGCCCGCCGACGGCGGCCGCTCCGAGCGCACCGAGGACGACGTCTTCAACGAACGCGTCCGGAAGGAGGTCGTCCACGAGATCGGCCACACGCTCGGCCTCGAACACTGCGACGACGACCAGTGCGTGATGAACTTCTCGCCGACGGTGCGCGAAGTCGACGTCAAACGACAGCGCCTCTGTGGCGACTGCCAGCAGGTCGTCGACTGA
- a CDS encoding COX15/CtaA family protein, with amino-acid sequence MGLRFRHLAAVTTGMTFALILLGVYTAAAGAGLSCGARWPLCNGAVFGLFPANWPSFIEWFHRLVAMVTGFFILGTTYVAWRDGKSRRTRIASTVALVVLPVQVLLGGATVTIYTALVQVTHHAAALVIFAALVATTVWAYDEPGTTRRATDADDADATESGPASTGD; translated from the coding sequence ATGGGACTTCGCTTTCGGCATCTGGCCGCCGTCACCACCGGGATGACGTTCGCACTCATCCTGCTCGGGGTGTACACCGCCGCGGCGGGCGCGGGGCTGTCGTGTGGGGCGCGCTGGCCGCTCTGTAACGGCGCGGTGTTCGGGCTGTTCCCGGCGAACTGGCCGAGCTTCATCGAGTGGTTCCACCGCCTGGTGGCGATGGTCACTGGCTTCTTCATCCTCGGAACGACCTACGTGGCGTGGCGCGATGGAAAGAGCCGGCGAACGCGGATCGCGAGCACGGTCGCGCTCGTCGTCCTGCCGGTCCAGGTCCTGCTCGGTGGAGCGACCGTGACGATCTACACCGCGCTGGTCCAGGTGACCCACCACGCCGCCGCGCTGGTGATCTTCGCCGCGCTGGTCGCCACCACCGTCTGGGCGTACGACGAGCCCGGGACGACCCGCCGCGCGACCGATGCGGACGACGCGGACGCGACCGAGTCGGGACCGGCCAGTACGGGCGACTGA
- a CDS encoding basic amino acid ABC transporter substrate-binding protein has product MDRRTYLKSAVGATAGAGLAGCLGGGGDGNGSGGNESGGDTTESSGETATEGGEETTESGGETTEDGETTESGGETTETAAGNESMDETGTEGAESTAGNESGNASAGDMELPETVTIGSDIPYRPFEFRTTEDDELTGFDVDIAAAVFEEQLGIGYEFTDTSFDTIIPSLNNGNFRVIMSAMTINDERDEQVDFSDPYFTAYQTIIVLEGSDISAKSDLQGQAVGVQKGTTGANAAEGLKEEFGGDLEIKRYDQIPAAFDALRNNQVVAVVNDNTVNAEFANQEGSGARFLEGEGAAANASSNATGGASPPPYLTLTVEEYGIAFREDDDALLQRVNEALAAIREDGTYDEIYSEYFSG; this is encoded by the coding sequence ATGGACAGACGCACGTACCTGAAATCGGCTGTGGGAGCGACGGCAGGGGCAGGGCTCGCTGGCTGTTTGGGTGGCGGTGGCGACGGCAACGGCTCCGGCGGCAACGAGAGTGGCGGTGACACGACCGAGAGTAGCGGTGAGACGGCGACCGAAGGTGGCGAGGAAACGACCGAGAGCGGGGGAGAGACCACCGAAGACGGAGAAACCACCGAGAGTGGTGGGGAGACCACCGAGACGGCCGCGGGCAACGAATCGATGGACGAGACCGGCACGGAGGGAGCCGAGTCGACGGCCGGCAACGAGTCGGGCAACGCCTCGGCCGGCGACATGGAGCTGCCGGAGACGGTCACCATCGGTTCGGACATCCCGTACCGGCCGTTCGAGTTTCGGACGACGGAGGACGACGAGCTCACCGGGTTCGACGTCGACATCGCCGCAGCGGTCTTCGAGGAACAGTTGGGCATCGGCTACGAGTTCACGGATACGAGCTTCGATACGATCATCCCGTCGCTCAACAACGGCAACTTCCGGGTCATCATGAGCGCGATGACGATCAACGACGAGCGGGACGAACAGGTCGACTTCTCCGACCCGTACTTCACCGCCTATCAGACGATCATCGTGCTCGAAGGCAGCGACATCAGCGCGAAGTCGGACCTGCAGGGCCAGGCGGTCGGCGTCCAGAAGGGGACGACGGGCGCGAACGCTGCCGAGGGGCTGAAAGAGGAGTTCGGCGGTGACCTCGAGATCAAGCGCTACGACCAGATCCCCGCGGCGTTCGACGCGCTCAGGAACAACCAGGTGGTGGCGGTGGTCAACGACAACACGGTCAACGCCGAGTTCGCCAACCAGGAGGGCAGCGGCGCACGGTTCCTCGAGGGCGAGGGTGCGGCGGCGAACGCGAGCTCGAACGCAACCGGGGGCGCGAGTCCGCCGCCGTATCTCACCCTCACGGTCGAGGAGTACGGCATCGCGTTCCGCGAGGACGACGATGCCCTCCTCCAGCGCGTCAACGAGGCGCTCGCCGCGATCAGGGAAGACGGTACGTACGACGAGATCTACAGCGAGTACTTCAGCGGGTAA